In Streptomyces ambofaciens ATCC 23877, a single genomic region encodes these proteins:
- a CDS encoding transposase, with product MRTSIGDCTSFSTATHLASYAGLASTTEPSGTQVDGEHVARAPVPRRHSHRMTNTDSATLKNGTEAFDRVMTEMCECP from the coding sequence CTGAGGACCAGCATCGGCGACTGCACCAGCTTCTCCACCGCCACCCACCTCGCCTCATACGCCGGCCTGGCCTCGACGACGGAGCCGTCGGGAACCCAGGTCGACGGCGAACACGTCGCCCGAGCCCCGGTCCCCCGCCGTCACTCTCACCGCATGACCAACACCGACAGCGCGACATTGAAGAACGGTACAGAGGCCTTCGATCGAGTGATGACAGAAATGTGCGAATGCCCTTAA
- a CDS encoding UbiA family prenyltransferase, protein MSLLPRGSTPLDGPASPRPSALTLLAWTNVLMGLSAASATFATCQVLGEEADFIAAAFAFAIITATYTRDRLTGPDSEGAPGSREAWMARHHQAMRTWMGLCVLLALVTALLRPWCALALALAWISARLYAKPWISARGRRVALRKLPGMKVPYVVAVWVTVAVLPVAAGNDLLTLASTWWWALSVLLIGSVEVINNDLRDVGADRLDGTRSLPVLLGVAGAKRLGYALAVLGLLVSTAVAPLVGLVWGGYAAALLACHSPARDTRLRPWIESQVAVAALAASVPADAFGF, encoded by the coding sequence ATGTCGCTTCTTCCCCGCGGCAGCACGCCGCTGGACGGGCCGGCCAGCCCACGGCCCTCCGCGCTGACGCTACTGGCATGGACCAATGTTCTGATGGGGCTGTCCGCCGCCTCAGCGACGTTCGCGACCTGTCAGGTCCTAGGAGAGGAAGCGGACTTCATCGCAGCCGCCTTCGCCTTCGCCATCATCACCGCTACCTACACGCGCGACCGGCTGACCGGACCCGACAGCGAGGGCGCCCCGGGAAGCCGCGAAGCATGGATGGCCCGCCATCACCAGGCCATGCGGACATGGATGGGCCTGTGTGTACTGCTTGCCCTCGTCACAGCCTTGCTGCGGCCATGGTGTGCGCTCGCACTGGCCCTGGCCTGGATCTCCGCACGGCTGTACGCCAAGCCATGGATCTCCGCCCGCGGCCGACGGGTGGCCCTGCGGAAGCTTCCCGGGATGAAGGTCCCTTACGTCGTCGCCGTGTGGGTGACGGTGGCGGTCCTGCCGGTCGCGGCCGGCAACGACCTGCTGACGCTGGCGTCGACCTGGTGGTGGGCCCTGAGTGTGCTGCTGATCGGGTCCGTTGAGGTCATCAACAACGACCTGCGCGACGTCGGCGCGGACCGCCTGGACGGCACCCGGAGCCTGCCCGTACTCCTGGGGGTGGCCGGAGCCAAACGGCTCGGCTACGCACTCGCAGTACTGGGCCTGTTGGTCTCCACAGCCGTGGCACCGCTGGTGGGACTGGTGTGGGGCGGGTACGCCGCGGCCCTGCTCGCCTGCCACAGCCCGGCGCGAGACACCCGACTGCGCCCCTGGATCGAG